A single window of Coffea eugenioides isolate CCC68of chromosome 7, Ceug_1.0, whole genome shotgun sequence DNA harbors:
- the LOC113777003 gene encoding pentatricopeptide repeat-containing protein At1g12620-like, whose amino-acid sequence MQASGMKPDFHTYCVVLDGLCKTGHVDEAFQLFHAMEPDGTDLHIVMYTIILDGVCKSRRLDGARDLLKNLSLKGLDPDVKTYNIIITGLLSEGLLIETNELFEKMKDNGCRANTVSYNILQELLKGGHYKDALVYHEEMVRRGFLLDSSAFSILLGSSTEKQKNPSLLMLMLKIDPDVLVEEAVVFRAVELICILYSSSQKPAAANWICTTSSERLHEITIIKCPLDIRWVKQSPPVSTGGDPKHLQKSMSPVASKKEHELLVRARMQNHKSSIFSNKAFP is encoded by the exons ATGCAAGCTTCTGGCATGAAGCCCGATTTTCACACTTACTGTGTGGTGTTGGATGGATTATGCAAGACTGGACATGTTGACGAAGCATTCCAATTATTCCATGCTATGGAACCTGATGGAACAGATCTTCACATTGTAATGTACACTATCATACTTGATGGGGTGTGCAAAAGCAGGAGGCTCGATGGTGCCCGAGATCTTTTAAAAAATCTCTCCCTCAAAGGATTGGACCCTGATGTCAAAACATACAATATCATTATTACTGGCCTACTTTCGGAAGGCCTGCTCATCGAAACTAATGAgctttttgagaaaatgaaagatAATGGTTGCCGGGCAAATACTGTTTCATACAATATTCTGCAAGAACTCCTTAAAGGAGGCCATTATAAGGACGCATTGGTGTATCATGAAGAAATGGTTCGCAGAGGTTTCTTGCTTGATTCATCTGCTTTTTCCATTTTACTTGGTTCATCTACTGAAAAACAGAAGAATCCTTCTCTGCTTATGTTGATGCTGAAGATTGATCCCGATG TGCTGGTGGAAGAAGCTGTGGTCTTTAGGGCAGTTGAATTGATATGCATACTCTATAGCAGTTCGCAGAAACCTGCTGCTGCTAATTGGATATGTACCACTTCTTCAGAGAGACTTCATGAAATTACT ATAATTAAGTGCCCTCTGGACATAAGATGGGTGAAGCAGAGCCCACCGGTCTCCACTGGAGGAGATCCAAAACACCTCCAGAAGAGCATGAGCCCTGTAGCCTCCAAAAAAGAGCATGAGCTTTTGGTAAGAGCAAGGATGCAGAACCACAAAAGCAGTATATTCTCGAACAAGGCATTTCCATGA
- the LOC113777004 gene encoding putative pentatricopeptide repeat-containing protein At1g12700, mitochondrial codes for MLGIVIDGLCKAGNTQTAIEFLRAMEKRGSPCKPTAIIYSTIIDSLCKDKMVDEGLALLQEMIEKNILPNVVPYSCLIQGLCNLSRWKDVDNLYAEMKVYKIVPNVFTFNIVVDALCKEGHIEDAEEVAQIMIQLGQNPNLVMYNSLMDGYGILINAYYTTKNVEAAMKLFQEIPQKGLTPNIVICSTVLQGLFSSGRYLSA; via the exons ATGTTGGGGATTGTGATAGATGGGCTCTGTAAGGCAGGAAACACTCAAACAGCCATTGAATTCCTCAGAGCAATGGAAAAACGAGGAAGCCCTTGTAAACCTACTGCAATTATTTACAGCACCATCATTGATAGCTTGTGCAAGGATAAAATGGTTGATGAAGGTCTTGCCCTCTTACAGGAGATGATTGAAAAGAACATTCTCCCGAATGTTGTCCCTTACAGTTGTTTGATTCAAGGTCTGTGCAACTTAAGCAGATGGAAGGACGTTGACAATCTCTATGCTGAGATGAAGGTTTATAAGATTGTTCCAAATGTTTTTACTTTCAATATAGTGGTGGATGCACTATGTAAGGAAGGGCATATAGAAGATGCTGAAGAAGTGGCCCAGATCATGATCCAGCTAGGTCAAAATCCCAACCTGGTCATGTACAATTCCCTAATGGATGG CTATGGTATTCTAATAAATGCATATTACACGACCAAGAATGTGGAAGCAGCCATGAAGCTCTTTCAAGAGATTCCGCAAAAAGGTTTAACACCTAATATTGTTATTTGTAGCACTGTGTTGCAGGGGTTATTTAGTTCAGGAAGGTATCTTAGTGCATGA
- the LOC113777005 gene encoding putative pentatricopeptide repeat-containing protein At1g12700, mitochondrial: MQRRASSVVMVSMARSQEAAASLGTTAPAGCTTLASFLSPFPNHRPHLAFYSAISSKVKSSSGKALEFQPELRNDINNVNSLDDALSLFERMARMRPLPSVIQFNQLLTCIVKMKNHYSSVVSLFRDMCVRGIPVDEATLNIMINCYCVVGRVDLAFSTLSGFFKRGFVPNVVTFGTLLKGLFRDHKVPEAQELFKKIIKEKLCKPNETMLGIVIDGLCKAGNTQTAIEFLRATEKRGSPCKPDAIMYNTIIDSLGKDKMVDEALALLQEMIEKDIPPNVVTYSCLIQGLCSLSRWKDVDKLFAEMKAYKIVPNVITFNIVVDALCKEGHIEDAEEVVQIMIQQGQNPNLVTYSSLMDGYCLQRRIDDARRVFDTMVASGLTPDLHCYGILINAYYKTKKVNAAMKLFREIPHKGLTPDIVIYNSVLQGLFSSGRYLSAREIFNEMQASGMKPDFHTYCVVLDGLCKTGHVDEALELLHATQADGTDLYIEMYNIMLDGLCKCRRLDSARDLFKNLSLKGLDPNVLTYSIMIAGLLSEGLLMEAKELVAKMEEKGCLADSVTYNVILQGLLKGGHYEDTMAYYEEMVHRGFSLDASTFSILLDSATEKQKNPSLLMLMLKIDPDSKKFMDGR, from the coding sequence ATGCAGCGAAGAGCGTCTTCTGTGGTAATGGTTTCCATGGCTCGGTCTCAGGAAGCAGCGGCTTCATTAGGTACTACTGCTCCTGCAGGTTGTACTACTCTTGCATCATTTCTCTCTCCATTCCCAAACCATAGACCCCATTTGGCTTTTTATTCTGCTATTAGTAGTAAGGTTAAGAGTTCTTCTGGAAAAGCTCTGGAATTTCAACCTGAATTAAGGAATGATATTAATAATGTCAACAGTCTTGATGATGCTTTGAGCTTGTTCGAGCGGATGGCTCGGATGAGGCCTCTGCCATCTGTTATTCAATTCAATCAACTGCTGACTTGTATTGTTAAGATGAAGAATCATTATTCTTCGGTTGTTTCCCTTTTCAGAGATATGTGTGTCCGGGGCATTCCTGTTGATGAGGCCACCCTTAATATAATGATTAATTGTTACTGCGTTGTGGGCCGAGTGGATTTAGCTTTTTCAACATTGTCTGGCTTCTTCAAACGTGGTTTTGTTCCTAATGTGGTCACCTTTGGCACTTTACTTAAGGGACTCTTCCGAGACCATAAGGTTCCTGAGGCGCAAGAATTGTTCAAAAAGATAATCAAAGAAAAACTTTGTAAACCCAATGAAACTATGTTGGGGATTGTGATAGATGGGCTCTGTAAGGCAGGAAACACTCAAACAGCCATTGAATTCCTCAGAGCAACGGAAAAACGAGGAAGTCCTTGTAAACCTGATGCAATTATGTATAATACCATCATTGATAGCTTGGGCAAGGATAAAATGGTTGATGAAGCTCTTGCCCTCTTACAGGAGATGATTGAAAAGGACATTCCCCCGAATGTTGTCACTTACAGTTGTTTGATTCAGGGTCTGTGCAGCTTAAGCAGATGGAAGGATGTTGACAAGCTCTTTGCTGAGATGAAGGCTTATAAAATTGTTCCAAATGTTATTACTTTTAATATAGTGGTGGATGCACTATGTAAGGAAGGGCATATAGAAGATGCTGAAGAGGTAGTCCAGATCATGATCCAGCAAGGTCAAAATCCCAACCTGGTCACATACAGTTCCTTAATGGATGGGTACTGTTTACAGAGGCGAATAGATGACGCAAGGAGAGTTTTCGATACCATGGTTGCTAGTGGCCTTACACCTGATCTCCATTGCTATGGTATTCTGATAAATGCCTATTACAAGACCAAGAAAGTGAATGCAGCCATGAAGCTCTTTCGAGAGATTCCACATAAAGGTTTAACACCTGATATTGTTATTTATAACAGTGTGTTGCAGGGGTTATTTAGTTCAGGAAGGTATCTTAGTGCACGAGAAATTTTCAACGAGATGCAAGCTTCTGGCATGAAGCCTGATTTTCACACTTACTGTGTGGTACTGGATGGATTATGCAAGACTGGACATGTTGATGAAGCATTGGAGTTATTACATGCAACCCAAGCCGATGGAACAGATCTTTACATTGAAATGTATAATATCATGCTTGATGGGTTGTGTAAATGCAGGAGGCTCGATAGTGCCCGAGATCTTTTCAAAAATCTCTCCCTCAAAGGATTGGACCCTAATGTTTTGACATACAGTATCATGATTGCTGGCCTACTTTCAGAAGGTTTGCTCATGGAAGCTAAAGAGCTTGTTGCAAAAATGGAAGAGAAGGGTTGCCTGGCAGATAGTGTTACATACAATGTTATTCTGCAAGGACTCCTTAAGGGAGGTCATTATGAGGACACAATGGCCTATTACGAAGAAATGGTTCACAGAGGATTCTCTTTGGATGCATCTACCTTTTCCATTTTACTTGATTCTGCTACTGAAAAACAGAAGAATCCTTCTCTACTTATGTTGATGCTGAAGATTGATCCTGATAGCAAGAAGTTTATGGATGGGAGATAA